One stretch of Punica granatum isolate Tunisia-2019 chromosome 5, ASM765513v2, whole genome shotgun sequence DNA includes these proteins:
- the LOC116207937 gene encoding protein SIEL isoform X3: MSLSKSGAIEDSSLIQGCYCRAVELLGDTEACVRTAAVHTVSEWGQMLVASSCGSDRLKQSDAVFIKLSSMVRDMSVEVRVAAFDALGKIEMVSVDVLLQTLSKKVLGIRKVNYRSQGSTGEIEALVSTSAGALVHGLEDEFYEVRKSACYSMQKFTALSSEFAGEAINLLTDMLNDDAVAVRLQALETMREMANCGHLSLKVANMHMFLSSLTDNNSLVRDAVRKVLKSVKLPNLEIFTLSVYGLIENLQRYHQDEAKIFAVLFEMGRRHGSFTVSLINKVFQEIEPSSDGKFGFDSARVAAFLVLSISAPLCNRKSHSKNPAAVFSYAVTILGRISCALADEVDQSTLMAYLSHCSKCSTNSVADYKEVPTPATCDKLSLTDGEKNDSNRFSPVQMGSEISDIYAQKLERGNLPSTLAKLQHETDDQLLKSMNIILAKIKDIWSLVKLGFLHEGLRTLRACKRELAIFASEPAGSSSSVAFTALYLRIVKLLAKISVHFLPTVNYFNYRVGDLDLLLGKLDRRLRDMRFQFIGRSKEEELRVLELDLVSSVLRLSKVEIYRCATSMRKLSAVLSHIEHVHEEASIELSSFVTELKKLMINIPCHPHLFRKVLDHFSLEKYELSGRLECVSAELAVPGNNSENPLYFVRGLPVAIPVEINLSNVSKESMLWLKMMAGEESTRFLFLDAKLYVGSTKFNYSAPFYRTPKALSFTLRISIGMECRCEHAGVATSVGGPRHELTFLTPELDVYLSSA; this comes from the exons atgagtTTGAGCAAGTCTGGTGCTATCGAGGATAGCAGCCTCATCCAAGGCTGCTACTGCCGTGCTGTCGAGCTGTTAGGTGATACGGAGGCCTGTGTTAGGACTGCTGCCGTTCACACG GTGAGTGAGTGGGGGCAAATGCTGGTAGCATCTAGTTGTGGTTCTGATAGACTGAAGCAGTCAGATGCAGTATTTATTAAG CTATCTTCAATGGTTAGAGACATGAGTGTGGAGGTCAGAGTTGCAGCTTTTGATGCACTTGGGAAGATAGAAATGGTATCTGTGGATGTTCTGTTACAAACACTATCTAAGAAGGTCTTAGGTATTAGGAAAGTGAATTATCGTAGTCAAGGGTCCACGGGAGAGATTGAAGCATTGGTATCAACTTCTGCTGGAGCTTTGGTGCATGGGCTTGAGGATGAATTTTATGAG GTTCGGAAATCTGCTTGCTACTCCATGCAGAAGTTTACTGCCCTATCTTCTGAATTTGCTGGTGAAGCAATAAACTTGTTGACAGATATGCTGAATGATGATGCTGTGGCTGTTCGGTTGCAAGCGCTGGAAACAATGCGTGAGATGGCAAATTGTGGTCATCTGTCTCTaaaggttgcaaacatgcacatG TTTCTCAGCTCCCTAACTGACAATAATTCATTGGTTAGAGATGCTGTGAGGAAAGTGCTTAAGTCAGTGAAGTTGCCAAATCTGGAGATATTCACATTATCTGTTTATGGACTTATAGAAAACCTGCAGAGATATCATCAG GATGAAGCCAAGATTTTTGCAGTGTTGTTTGAAATGGGTCGACGTCATGGGAGCTTCACAGTGTCTCTTATCAATAAGGTTTTTCAAGAG ATAGAGCCTTCTTCTGATGGTAAATTCGGCTTTGATAGTGCCCGAGTAGCTGCTTTCCTCGTACTTTCCATATCAGCTCCATTATGCAATCGGAAGAGTCACAGCAAGAATCCAGCAGCAGTATTCTCCTATGCTGTTACTATCTTGGGGAGAATTTCTTGTGCTCTAGCTGATGAAGTAGACCAAAGTACCCTTATGGCTTACTTGTCTCATTGCAGTAAATGCTCAACCAATTCTGTGGCCGACTATAAGGAGGTACCAACTCCAGCAACATGTGACAAACTGAGCTTAACTGATGGTGAGAAGAATGATTCCAACAGATTTTCTCCTGTGCAGATGGGCTCTGAGATCTCAGATATTTATGCCCAGAAATTGGAGCGCGGTAACTTACCATCCACACTTGCAAAGCTGCAGCATGAGACAGATGATCAATTACTCAAGTCCATGAATATTATCCTTGCTAAGATCAAAGACATCTGGTCTTTGGTAAAATTGGGATTCCTGCACGAAGGGCTCAGAACTCTCAG AGCTTGCAAAAGAGAGCTGGCGATATTTGCTTCTGAGCCTGCTGGATCCTCGTCATCTGTAGCTTTCACAGCCCTATATCTGCGGATAGTGAAACTGCTTGCTAAGATATCGGTGCATTTTCTGCCTACTGTGAACTACTTTAATTACAGAGTGGGGGACTTGGACCTTCTGCTGGGAAAACTAGACAGGAGGCTTAGGGACATGAGGTTCCAGTTCATAGGTCGGTCTAAAGAAGAGGAGCTACGAGTCCTGGAGCTAGATCTTGTTTCCTCTGTCCTTAGATTATCGAAAGTTGAGATCTACCGCTGTGCCACCAGCATGAGGAAGCTCTCTGCTGTATTATCACACATAGAGCATGTCCATGAAGAGGCTTCCATTGAGCTATCATCCTTCGTGACCGAACTGAAGAAGTTAATGATTAACATCCCGTGTCACCCCCATCTCTTTAGGAAGGTACTCGACCATTTCTCTCTTGAGAAATACGAGCTCTCAGGAAGATTGGAGTGTGTATCTGCAGAACTAGCTGTCCCTGGTAACAATTCCGAGAACCCGCTATACTTTGTTCGGGGATTACCTGTTGCTATACCAGTTGAGATTAATCTGAGCAATGTATCCAAGGAGAGCATGCTGTGGCTGAAAATGATGGCAGGGGAGGAGTCGACGCGGTTCCTCTTTCTGGATGCGAAGTTATATGTGGGTTCCACGAAATTTAATTACAGCGCTCCCTTTTACAGAACACCGAAGGCTCTGTCTTTCACCTTGAGAATTTCGATAGGTATGGAGTGCAGGTGCGAACATGCTGGGGTAGCCACGAGCGTTGGTGGCCCAAGACATGAACTGACGTTTCTCACTCCAGAATTAGATGTATATCTGTCCTCTGCTTAG
- the LOC116207187 gene encoding macrophage migration inhibitory factor homolog yields the protein MLVITRAKRRSMPCLYISTNVCLEGIDTAPIFSEATKAVVSLTGKPENYVMVLLKGSVDVSLAGTKEPAAYGEIVSMGGINTHVKRQLIASISSILQTYLSVPRTRFFLKVHDLNVGRNVVTPKL from the exons ATGCTGGTAATTACAAGAGCCAAAAGAAGAAGTATGCCTTGCCTGTATATTTCGACGAACGTGTGCTTGGAGGGGATCGACACAGCTCCCATTTTCTCCGAAGCCACCAAAGCCGTTGTCTCCCTCACCggcaaacccgaaaat TATGTGATGGTCTTACTGAAGGGGTCAGTGGACGTTAGTTTGGCTGGGACCAAGGAACCGGCGGCCTACGGGGAGATAGTCTCCATGGGTGGCATCAACACTCATGTCAAGAGGCAGCTCATTGCTTCCATCTCTTCAATCCTACAAACCTATTTGTCGGTCCCGAGGACTCGGTTCTTCCTCAAAGTCCACGACCTGAATGTCGGACGCAATGTTGTTACTCCCAAACTGTGA
- the LOC116207937 gene encoding protein SIEL isoform X1 produces MELPASSSGETSRPPSTASSEEPLTRHTLASFRSVIINPSTPASLISSTLETLTGHLQLSRDPLLLHHTLKLLTELAHRDGGHSAVISKSVSRFLLSTESTRLATESLDTLASISENDRNFDDSFFVSLCFDVPAPSRAWLLRNAGRFGIRTYLLFTVFLGFTKDPYPYVRQAALDGLMSLSKSGAIEDSSLIQGCYCRAVELLGDTEACVRTAAVHTVSEWGQMLVASSCGSDRLKQSDAVFIKLSSMVRDMSVEVRVAAFDALGKIEMVSVDVLLQTLSKKVLGIRKVNYRSQGSTGEIEALVSTSAGALVHGLEDEFYEVRKSACYSMQKFTALSSEFAGEAINLLTDMLNDDAVAVRLQALETMREMANCGHLSLKVANMHMFLSSLTDNNSLVRDAVRKVLKSVKLPNLEIFTLSVYGLIENLQRYHQDEAKIFAVLFEMGRRHGSFTVSLINKVFQEIEPSSDGKFGFDSARVAAFLVLSISAPLCNRKSHSKNPAAVFSYAVTILGRISCALADEVDQSTLMAYLSHCSKCSTNSVADYKEMGSEISDIYAQKLERGNLPSTLAKLQHETDDQLLKSMNIILAKIKDIWSLVKLGFLHEGLRTLRACKRELAIFASEPAGSSSSVAFTALYLRIVKLLAKISVHFLPTVNYFNYRVGDLDLLLGKLDRRLRDMRFQFIGRSKEEELRVLELDLVSSVLRLSKVEIYRCATSMRKLSAVLSHIEHVHEEASIELSSFVTELKKLMINIPCHPHLFRKVLDHFSLEKYELSGRLECVSAELAVPGNNSENPLYFVRGLPVAIPVEINLSNVSKESMLWLKMMAGEESTRFLFLDAKLYVGSTKFNYSAPFYRTPKALSFTLRISIGMECRCEHAGVATSVGGPRHELTFLTPELDVYLSSA; encoded by the exons ATGGAACTACCGGCGTCAAGTTCCGGCGAAACCTCTCGGCCTCCTTCAACGGCCAGTTCCGAGGAGCCTCTTACCCGCCACACTCTCGCGTCTTTCCGGTCTGTCATCATAAACCCCTCCACTCCCGCCTCGTTGATATCCTCGACCCTCGAAACCCTAACCGGGCACCTCCAGCTCAGTCGCGaccccctcctcctccaccacaCTCTGAAGCTCCTAACCGAGCTCGCTCACCGAGACGGCGGCCACTCTGCTGTCATATCCAAGTCGGTTAGTAGATTCCTGCTCTCTACTGAGTCGACTCGCCTCGCCACCGAGTCACTCGACACACTCGCCTCCATATCGGAGAATGACCGGAACTTTGACGACAGCTTCTTTGTATCCCTCTGCTTCGACGTGCCCGCTCCTTCGCGGGCGTGGCTTCTCAGAAATGCTGGAAGGTTTGGCATTAGGACATACCTGCTGTTCACTGTTTTCTTGGGGTTCACGAAGGATCCGTATCCTTATGTGAGGCAAGCTGCTttggatggattgatgagtTTGAGCAAGTCTGGTGCTATCGAGGATAGCAGCCTCATCCAAGGCTGCTACTGCCGTGCTGTCGAGCTGTTAGGTGATACGGAGGCCTGTGTTAGGACTGCTGCCGTTCACACG GTGAGTGAGTGGGGGCAAATGCTGGTAGCATCTAGTTGTGGTTCTGATAGACTGAAGCAGTCAGATGCAGTATTTATTAAG CTATCTTCAATGGTTAGAGACATGAGTGTGGAGGTCAGAGTTGCAGCTTTTGATGCACTTGGGAAGATAGAAATGGTATCTGTGGATGTTCTGTTACAAACACTATCTAAGAAGGTCTTAGGTATTAGGAAAGTGAATTATCGTAGTCAAGGGTCCACGGGAGAGATTGAAGCATTGGTATCAACTTCTGCTGGAGCTTTGGTGCATGGGCTTGAGGATGAATTTTATGAG GTTCGGAAATCTGCTTGCTACTCCATGCAGAAGTTTACTGCCCTATCTTCTGAATTTGCTGGTGAAGCAATAAACTTGTTGACAGATATGCTGAATGATGATGCTGTGGCTGTTCGGTTGCAAGCGCTGGAAACAATGCGTGAGATGGCAAATTGTGGTCATCTGTCTCTaaaggttgcaaacatgcacatG TTTCTCAGCTCCCTAACTGACAATAATTCATTGGTTAGAGATGCTGTGAGGAAAGTGCTTAAGTCAGTGAAGTTGCCAAATCTGGAGATATTCACATTATCTGTTTATGGACTTATAGAAAACCTGCAGAGATATCATCAG GATGAAGCCAAGATTTTTGCAGTGTTGTTTGAAATGGGTCGACGTCATGGGAGCTTCACAGTGTCTCTTATCAATAAGGTTTTTCAAGAG ATAGAGCCTTCTTCTGATGGTAAATTCGGCTTTGATAGTGCCCGAGTAGCTGCTTTCCTCGTACTTTCCATATCAGCTCCATTATGCAATCGGAAGAGTCACAGCAAGAATCCAGCAGCAGTATTCTCCTATGCTGTTACTATCTTGGGGAGAATTTCTTGTGCTCTAGCTGATGAAGTAGACCAAAGTACCCTTATGGCTTACTTGTCTCATTGCAGTAAATGCTCAACCAATTCTGTGGCCGACTATAAGGAG ATGGGCTCTGAGATCTCAGATATTTATGCCCAGAAATTGGAGCGCGGTAACTTACCATCCACACTTGCAAAGCTGCAGCATGAGACAGATGATCAATTACTCAAGTCCATGAATATTATCCTTGCTAAGATCAAAGACATCTGGTCTTTGGTAAAATTGGGATTCCTGCACGAAGGGCTCAGAACTCTCAG AGCTTGCAAAAGAGAGCTGGCGATATTTGCTTCTGAGCCTGCTGGATCCTCGTCATCTGTAGCTTTCACAGCCCTATATCTGCGGATAGTGAAACTGCTTGCTAAGATATCGGTGCATTTTCTGCCTACTGTGAACTACTTTAATTACAGAGTGGGGGACTTGGACCTTCTGCTGGGAAAACTAGACAGGAGGCTTAGGGACATGAGGTTCCAGTTCATAGGTCGGTCTAAAGAAGAGGAGCTACGAGTCCTGGAGCTAGATCTTGTTTCCTCTGTCCTTAGATTATCGAAAGTTGAGATCTACCGCTGTGCCACCAGCATGAGGAAGCTCTCTGCTGTATTATCACACATAGAGCATGTCCATGAAGAGGCTTCCATTGAGCTATCATCCTTCGTGACCGAACTGAAGAAGTTAATGATTAACATCCCGTGTCACCCCCATCTCTTTAGGAAGGTACTCGACCATTTCTCTCTTGAGAAATACGAGCTCTCAGGAAGATTGGAGTGTGTATCTGCAGAACTAGCTGTCCCTGGTAACAATTCCGAGAACCCGCTATACTTTGTTCGGGGATTACCTGTTGCTATACCAGTTGAGATTAATCTGAGCAATGTATCCAAGGAGAGCATGCTGTGGCTGAAAATGATGGCAGGGGAGGAGTCGACGCGGTTCCTCTTTCTGGATGCGAAGTTATATGTGGGTTCCACGAAATTTAATTACAGCGCTCCCTTTTACAGAACACCGAAGGCTCTGTCTTTCACCTTGAGAATTTCGATAGGTATGGAGTGCAGGTGCGAACATGCTGGGGTAGCCACGAGCGTTGGTGGCCCAAGACATGAACTGACGTTTCTCACTCCAGAATTAGATGTATATCTGTCCTCTGCTTAG
- the LOC116207937 gene encoding protein SIEL isoform X2, producing MELPASSSGETSRPPSTASSEEPLTRHTLASFRSVIINPSTPASLISSTLETLTGHLQLSRDPLLLHHTLKLLTELAHRDGGHSAVISKSVSRFLLSTESTRLATESLDTLASISENDRNFDDSFFVSLCFDVPAPSRAWLLRNAGRFGIRTYLLFTVFLGFTKDPYPYVRQAALDGLMSLSKSGAIEDSSLIQGCYCRAVELLGDTEACVRTAAVHTVSEWGQMLVASSCGSDRLKQSDAVFIKLSSMVRDMSVEVRVAAFDALGKIEMVSVDVLLQTLSKKVLGIRKVNYRSQGSTGEIEALVSTSAGALVHGLEDEFYEVRKSACYSMQKFTALSSEFAGEAINLLTDMLNDDAVAVRLQALETMREMANCGHLSLKVANMHMFLSSLTDNNSLVRDAVRKVLKSVKLPNLEIFTLSVYGLIENLQRYHQDEAKIFAVLFEMGRRHGSFTVSLINKVFQEIEPSSDGKFGFDSARVAAFLVLSISAPLCNRKSHSKNPAAVFSYAVTILGRISCALADEVDQSTLMAYLSHCSKCSTNSVADYKEVPTPATCDKLSLTDGEKNDSNRFSPVQMGSEISDIYAQKLERGNLPSTLAKLQHETDDQLLKSMNIILAKIKDIWSLVKLGFLHEGLRTLRACKRELAIFASEPAGSSSSVAFTALYLRIVKLLAKISVHFLPTVNYFNYRVGDLDLLLGKLDRRLRDMRFQFIGRSKEEELRVLELDLVSSVLRLSKVEIYRCATSMRKLSAVLSHIEHVHEEASIELSSFVTELKKLMINIPCHPHLFRKVLDHFSLEKYELSGRLECVSAELAVPGNNSENPLYFVRGLPVAIPVEINLSNVSKESMLWLKMMAGEESTRFLFLDAKLYVGSTKFNYSAPFYRTPKALSFTLRISIGMECRCEHAGVATSVGGPRHELTFLTPELDVYLSSA from the exons ATGGAACTACCGGCGTCAAGTTCCGGCGAAACCTCTCGGCCTCCTTCAACGGCCAGTTCCGAGGAGCCTCTTACCCGCCACACTCTCGCGTCTTTCCGGTCTGTCATCATAAACCCCTCCACTCCCGCCTCGTTGATATCCTCGACCCTCGAAACCCTAACCGGGCACCTCCAGCTCAGTCGCGaccccctcctcctccaccacaCTCTGAAGCTCCTAACCGAGCTCGCTCACCGAGACGGCGGCCACTCTGCTGTCATATCCAAGTCGGTTAGTAGATTCCTGCTCTCTACTGAGTCGACTCGCCTCGCCACCGAGTCACTCGACACACTCGCCTCCATATCGGAGAATGACCGGAACTTTGACGACAGCTTCTTTGTATCCCTCTGCTTCGACGTGCCCGCTCCTTCGCGGGCGTGGCTTCTCAGAAATGCTGGAAGGTTTGGCATTAGGACATACCTGCTGTTCACTGTTTTCTTGGGGTTCACGAAGGATCCGTATCCTTATGTGAGGCAAGCTGCTttggatggattgatgagtTTGAGCAAGTCTGGTGCTATCGAGGATAGCAGCCTCATCCAAGGCTGCTACTGCCGTGCTGTCGAGCTGTTAGGTGATACGGAGGCCTGTGTTAGGACTGCTGCCGTTCACACG GTGAGTGAGTGGGGGCAAATGCTGGTAGCATCTAGTTGTGGTTCTGATAGACTGAAGCAGTCAGATGCAGTATTTATTAAG CTATCTTCAATGGTTAGAGACATGAGTGTGGAGGTCAGAGTTGCAGCTTTTGATGCACTTGGGAAGATAGAAATGGTATCTGTGGATGTTCTGTTACAAACACTATCTAAGAAGGTCTTAGGTATTAGGAAAGTGAATTATCGTAGTCAAGGGTCCACGGGAGAGATTGAAGCATTGGTATCAACTTCTGCTGGAGCTTTGGTGCATGGGCTTGAGGATGAATTTTATGAG GTTCGGAAATCTGCTTGCTACTCCATGCAGAAGTTTACTGCCCTATCTTCTGAATTTGCTGGTGAAGCAATAAACTTGTTGACAGATATGCTGAATGATGATGCTGTGGCTGTTCGGTTGCAAGCGCTGGAAACAATGCGTGAGATGGCAAATTGTGGTCATCTGTCTCTaaaggttgcaaacatgcacatG TTTCTCAGCTCCCTAACTGACAATAATTCATTGGTTAGAGATGCTGTGAGGAAAGTGCTTAAGTCAGTGAAGTTGCCAAATCTGGAGATATTCACATTATCTGTTTATGGACTTATAGAAAACCTGCAGAGATATCATCAG GATGAAGCCAAGATTTTTGCAGTGTTGTTTGAAATGGGTCGACGTCATGGGAGCTTCACAGTGTCTCTTATCAATAAGGTTTTTCAAGAG ATAGAGCCTTCTTCTGATGGTAAATTCGGCTTTGATAGTGCCCGAGTAGCTGCTTTCCTCGTACTTTCCATATCAGCTCCATTATGCAATCGGAAGAGTCACAGCAAGAATCCAGCAGCAGTATTCTCCTATGCTGTTACTATCTTGGGGAGAATTTCTTGTGCTCTAGCTGATGAAGTAGACCAAAGTACCCTTATGGCTTACTTGTCTCATTGCAGTAAATGCTCAACCAATTCTGTGGCCGACTATAAGGAGGTACCAACTCCAGCAACATGTGACAAACTGAGCTTAACTGATGGTGAGAAGAATGATTCCAACAGATTTTCTCCTGTGCAGATGGGCTCTGAGATCTCAGATATTTATGCCCAGAAATTGGAGCGCGGTAACTTACCATCCACACTTGCAAAGCTGCAGCATGAGACAGATGATCAATTACTCAAGTCCATGAATATTATCCTTGCTAAGATCAAAGACATCTGGTCTTTGGTAAAATTGGGATTCCTGCACGAAGGGCTCAGAACTCTCAG AGCTTGCAAAAGAGAGCTGGCGATATTTGCTTCTGAGCCTGCTGGATCCTCGTCATCTGTAGCTTTCACAGCCCTATATCTGCGGATAGTGAAACTGCTTGCTAAGATATCGGTGCATTTTCTGCCTACTGTGAACTACTTTAATTACAGAGTGGGGGACTTGGACCTTCTGCTGGGAAAACTAGACAGGAGGCTTAGGGACATGAGGTTCCAGTTCATAGGTCGGTCTAAAGAAGAGGAGCTACGAGTCCTGGAGCTAGATCTTGTTTCCTCTGTCCTTAGATTATCGAAAGTTGAGATCTACCGCTGTGCCACCAGCATGAGGAAGCTCTCTGCTGTATTATCACACATAGAGCATGTCCATGAAGAGGCTTCCATTGAGCTATCATCCTTCGTGACCGAACTGAAGAAGTTAATGATTAACATCCCGTGTCACCCCCATCTCTTTAGGAAGGTACTCGACCATTTCTCTCTTGAGAAATACGAGCTCTCAGGAAGATTGGAGTGTGTATCTGCAGAACTAGCTGTCCCTGGTAACAATTCCGAGAACCCGCTATACTTTGTTCGGGGATTACCTGTTGCTATACCAGTTGAGATTAATCTGAGCAATGTATCCAAGGAGAGCATGCTGTGGCTGAAAATGATGGCAGGGGAGGAGTCGACGCGGTTCCTCTTTCTGGATGCGAAGTTATATGTGGGTTCCACGAAATTTAATTACAGCGCTCCCTTTTACAGAACACCGAAGGCTCTGTCTTTCACCTTGAGAATTTCGATAGGTATGGAGTGCAGGTGCGAACATGCTGGGGTAGCCACGAGCGTTGGTGGCCCAAGACATGAACTGACGTTTCTCACTCCAGAATTAGATGTATATCTGTCCTCTGCTTAG